One stretch of Meleagris gallopavo isolate NT-WF06-2002-E0010 breed Aviagen turkey brand Nicholas breeding stock chromosome 14, Turkey_5.1, whole genome shotgun sequence DNA includes these proteins:
- the HRH1 gene encoding histamine H1 receptor — protein MSKNTTENSNYTHSALLGFFLASISLITVVMNILVLCAVKTEKKLQTVGNLYIVSLSIADLIVGAAVMPLNIVYLLNHVWTLGFTACLFWLSMDYVASTASIFSLFILCLDRYRSIQHPLKYLQYRTKMRASLVILGAWLLSSLWVIPILWWHDSANDEKRKGKAKCETEFSHVTWFKVLTAIVNFYLPSVIMLCLYCKIFRAVRKHCQQREVINGSYCSFSENKNVIHSKAKDKQNICLQKQSLHENTTHKDKQMSSECRSMAAKPLFINSDKSSKAFVSSSSNSKAFKSNGLTLTTAQSQPDLDKEGKKSMCVKKDNKNEEDPHLQDSDLSGASDSDTFTENVPSGEQSNPNPDRACIPQENTENRNFRGLTYLRKTWQTLHTHSKRHLRRQHVSREWKAAKQLGVIMAAFMLCWIPYFVLYMVTVFQHREQFYKLHMFTIWLGYVNSTLNPFLYPLCNENFKKTFKKILHIQ, from the coding sequence ATgtcaaaaaacacaacagagaaCTCAAATTATACTCACTCAGCTCTTCTAGGTTTTTTCCTGGCTAGCATTTCACTGATCACTGTTGTCATGAATATATTAGTATTATGTGCTGTGAAAACTGAGAAGAAGCTGCAAACAGTTGGCAATTTATACATTGTTAGCCTCTCTATTGCAGATCTTATCGTTGGTGCAGCTGTTATGCCCCTTAATATTGTTTATCTCCTAAACCATGTGTGGACTCTGGGCTTTacagcttgtttgttttggctgTCAATGGATTATGTGGCCAGTACTGCATCTATTTTCAGTCTCTTCATATTATGCTTAGACCGTTACCGTTCAATTCAACACCCACTGAAATATCTCCAGTATAGAACAAAAATGAGAGCATCACTGGTGATTTTGGGAGCTTGGTTGCTCTCCTCCTTATGGGTCATTCCAATCCTATGGTGGCATGATTCTGCTAAtgatgagaaaaggaaaggaaaggctAAATGCGAAACTGAATTCTCTCATGTCACTTGGTTCAAAGTGTTGACAGCCATTGTCAATTTCTATCTGCCCTCTGTTATAATGTTGTGTCTCTACTGTAAAATATTCAGAGCTGTTCGAAAACACTGCCAACAGCGAGAAGTCATCAATGGATCATACTgctctttctctgaaaacaaaaatgtaattcatAGTAAGGCAAAGGACAAGCAAAATATTTGCCTCCAAAAGCAAAGCTTACATGAAAACACAACTCATAAAGACAAGCAAATGTCCTCTGAGTGCAGAAGTATGGCAGCAAAACCTCTTTTCATTAATTCTGACAAGTCTTCAAAGGCTTTtgttagcagcagcagcaacagcaaagccTTTAAATCTAATGGTTTGACTCTCACCACTGCCCAGTCTCAGCCAGATCTGgataaagaaggaaagaagagtaTGTGTGTAAAAAAGgacaataaaaatgaagaggaCCCTCACTTACAGGACAGTGACTTAAGTGGTGCATCAGACAGCGATACTTTCACAGAGAACGTACCTTCTGGAGAGCAATCCAATCCTAATCCTGATAGAGCCTGCATTCCtcaagaaaatacagagaacaGGAATTTCAGGGGACTGACTTACTTGAGAAAAACCTGGCAAACCCTACATACTCATTCCAAACGTCATCTTCGAAGACAGCATGTGAGCAGGGAGTGGAAAGCAGCTAAGCAGTTAGGGGTCATAATGGCAGCCTTTATGCTGTGTTGGATTCCCTATTTTGTGTTATACATGGTAACTGTTTTCCAACACCGTGAACAGTTTTACAAATTACATATGTTCACTATATGGCTTGGCTATGTGAATTCCACCTTAAATCCATTCCTGTATCCTCTTTGTAATGAGAATTTCAAGAAGACATTCAAAAAGATCCTTCACATTCAGTAA